GACCGACGTTTGATGAGTCGCGCTCTTAAGAGACCGCTTCCTACGGGAAGCGGTCTCTTTTTTATGTGGGCTGTCAGCGTGTCCGCGGCACGGTGCAGATAGAGAAAACAAAAATTTGAAAGGAAGTGCGTCTTATGTCAGCGCTCAGCGCCATGGCGATTATCGGGATCATTTACGCGGCGGGAGACTACGTCTCCCACAAGACCCGGGCGGTCTGTTCCATGATCTTCGTGTCCGGGATTATTTTCATGGTCGGGTTCTGGGTGGGCCTTCCAAAAACGCTGTTTCAGGACTCCCAGCTGATCCCTGTGGCCATGGCGTTCATCTCCGTCCTGATGGTTCACATGGGCAGCCTGATGAACCTGAAGGAGCTGGTCGCCCAGTGGAAGACGGTGATTATCGCGCTGGCGGCCATCTGCGCGGCTGCCGTGGCCCTGTACTTCTTGGCGGCTCCGATCATCGGCCGGGAATACGCCCTGGCTGCCGCCGGCCCGGTATCGGGCGGCGTCGTGGCGACCCTCATCATGAGCGAGGCGGCCAAGGCGAAGGGCCTTGAGGTGATCAGCGTGTTCCTCACCATGCTTCTGGTGCTTCAAAATTTCGTCGGCATTCCGATCGCGTCCTGGTGCTTGATTCGGGAGGCCCGCCGGCTCAAGGCGTCCGGCGCCATGCCGGTTGAGGAGACGAGCGAGGCCGCCGCGGTCCGTCGACTCGTGCCGCCCTTGCCCAAGCCGCTTCAGACGCCCAATATCCTGATGGCAATTACGTTCTCCGTCGCGTGGGCTGCCGTGAAGCTGGCCGGACTGACCGGCGGGGTCGTGCACCCGTTCGTGATGGCGCTTTTGGCCGGGATCCTGTGCCGCGAGCTGGGCATCGTGGAGCCGAAGGTGATGGACCGGGCGAACGCTGGCGGGCTGCTCCTGTTCGTCATCATGGTCCCGATCTTCATGAGCCTTGACAAGGCCACGCCGGCGATGGTGGCGCACCTCATCGTCCCGATCGTCGTGGCGTTTGCCGCCGCCGTGGCCGGCATCGTGGCCATCTCATGGCCGATGAGCCGGCTGACGGGCCAGTCGATGGCGCTGACCGTGGCGCTCGGCGTGCCGTGTCTGTTCGGCTTCCCGGCCACGTACATCGTGGCTCACGAGGTGGCCAGCGAAGAGGGAAAGACCGAGGAAGAAAAGGCGATGATCCTGTCCGCTCTGTTGCCCAAAATGCTCATCTCGGGCTTCGTGTCGGTCACGATTGCGTCGGTTATCTTGGCGGGATTCCTCGTTCGGTTCATGTAAGGAGGCGGCGGAATGATCAGTCAGAACGTCATCGACAAGGCGGCGGTCAGCGCAAAGGAGCTGTTCTGTCATTTGCACCGTCACCCTGAGCTGTCGTGGGGGGAGGTCGAGACAACCGACAGGCTGTGCGCTCAGATGAACGCCTTGGGGATTCGGATTCTCCGTCGGGGCGTCGGCAAGGCTGGTACAGGGCTGATTGCTCAGATTGACGGGGAGCGTCCCGGCCCGGTGGTGGCCCTGCGGGCCGATATCGACGCTCTGCCGGTGAGGGAAAACTCCGGCGTCCCGTACCCGTCCGAGCGGGACGGCGTCATGCACGCCTGCGGCCACGACGCTCACACGTCAATCCTGACCGGCGCCGCGGCGGTTCTTCAAAGCATGAGGCATGACCTGACCGGCAGCGTCCGGCTGATTTTCCAGCCGGCGGAGGAGTCGGGATACGAGTCGGGCGCGGTCCCGATGATCCAGGCCGGCGCGCTGGACGGCGTGAGCGCGATCTTCGGGCTTCACGTCTGGGCGCTCCTGCCGATGGGGACGATCGGCTGGCGGAGCGGCGCGATCATGGCGTCGGCCGATATCTGGGAGGTCACGGTCACGGGCAAGGGCGGCCACGGCAGCGAGCCGCAGACGGCAATTGACCCGACTGTGGCAGCCGGCGCGATGATCGGCGCGCTTCAGTCCATCGTGAGCCGGGAGATTGACCCACGGGAAGCGGCGGTCGTGAGCATCGGCCGTCTGAACGGCGGCACGGCGATCAATATTATCCCGCAGGACTGCTTCATGGCCGGCAACGTGAGGACCACGACCCGGGAGCTGCGGGAAGCGATGGAAGAGAAGTTCCGCCGGATCTTGAACGGCTTAGCGGAAGCGTACCGCTGCAAGGTTCAGCTGAAGTGGACGCCGATTTACCCTGTGACGGTCAACGACCCGGACGCCTGCCGGTTCTTCGTCTCCTGCCTGACCGACGCCGGGCTGGGCGATCGCTTGAGTGAGACGCCGATTATCCTCGGCTCGGAGGACTTCAGCTACTACGGCCAAAAGATCCCGGCCAACTTCTGCTTCTTGGGCATGGGGACGAAGCACCCGCACCACAGCCCCGAATTTCGGGTCGATCCGGAGGTCATTCCGCTGGGGATCCGCGTCATGGCTGAGCTGGGGCTCGGTTGGGGCCGGAAGAACTGACGGGAGCTGACGGGGAGAAGTTATTCACATCGGGCTGGAAAATGGGTCCCGCAGCCAAGCGTTTTACCGAGGAACGAGGAGAAATATCCACAGCAAAGGCACGTTATCCACAAGATTTCTGTGGATAACGTGCCTTCTGTCAGGTCCTTCGCGGGTTTCTTAGGCCGGCGGGAATTACCCTTTAATCCAGCTTCCGGGACCGCGGTGAACCCGCGACTCGTCGGCGCCGGTCCGGGCTTTCCCGGCCGCGCAGCGCCCTAAAACGGCTACCGCCAGCACTCGGACGCCGTCGGGGAGCCGGAGAATCGGCGTTATTCGCTCTTCCCGGGGCGACCGGTTGGCAACCTGAAGCCAGACGCCCTCAAGCCCGAGCGCGCGGGCCGCCAGAAGCAGGTTCTGCATGGCCGCCGCGCCGTCTTCCATCCACGTGCCGTCCCGGAACCCGGATCGGCTCTCGTAGTCCGGCACGTCGACGCAGACCGCCACGGCCAAAGAGGCGTCGGCCACGGCAATTCCCGGGCCGTAGGCCTCCTGAAGGGCCGTTAGGGTCGGTTTGTCCTCCACCGTGACGAAATGACAGCTTTTCAGGTTCTTCGCGCTGGGGGCCGCGCAGCCGCAGGCAAGAAGGGTCTGAATCTCCTCTTCCGAGACGGGAGCCCCGTCAAAGGCTCGGCAGCTCCGCCGACCTAAAATCGCGCTGATAACGTCCTTTTCGTGAAGTTCCATGGCACGCCTCCTCTGGTTCCTTTGGGATAGTGCCAGCATAAAGGACGGTTTGGCCGCCGTCAACGGGCCGCCCCTCGGCGAAAGTCAATGAACAATATCGAAAACTATCAACGGCGGCTTGGACGCTCAGGGCCGGTTCATCGCCCGAGCCGTGATATATTGAACGTATCGGCTTCGCCCCGACGGCGGAGAATTAGGAGGGGACGGGCGTGTCTTCGTTGAACCTGTCGTATTGCTTGATGGCGGCGCTGATATGGGCTTCGTCTCCGCTGGTGTTCCGGGCGTGTCAGTCCCGGCTGCCGTCTTTGGCCATGGTGGCCCTTCGGGGCGCGGGATTTGTGCTCTTCGGCGTCGTCTCGGCCCTGTTGACCGATTCCCCGCTCCTTCTGTCGCGGTGGGAGCTGTGGTTCTCCGTGGCCGTCACGATTCTCAGCATGGGCGGCGGCGAGTGGCTCTACGTGGTGGCCGTTCGGGATTTAGGCCCCGGGCTGGCGGCTGCGGTGTCCTCCACCTATCCGATATTCGCCGGTCTGGCGGCGTTCCTCTTCATGGGCGAGCGGGTCACGGTCGGGACGGCCGTCGGCACGGCCCTAGTGATCGCCGGGCTGTGGTTCTTGAGAACTCAGGGAGCCGTCGGTTTTTCTCGCCGCGGGTTCATCTGCGCCCTGACCTGTGCTGCCATGTCCGGAGTGAGCTTGGCGACCAGCCGGCTGGCCATGGCGACGGGGGTGATCACATCAACGGCCCTGATCTTCTGGAAGTCGCTGGTAGTCGGAGCGGTGACGACGTCGCTGTGGCTGGTTTTAGGGCGCCGGCAGGCTCGGACCGGCCAGGCTAGGCCGATGGACGTCCTCCTGCTCGTGACGTCCGGCGTCTGCTCGCTGGGGCTGGGCAATTATCTGGTCAACCTGGCGATGAGGACCGTTTCGGCCGCCGTCGCGTCGGCTCTGGGAGCCACCACGCCCCTGTGGGCCGTCCTGTTGGCCCGCCTGCTGTTCGGCGACCGACTGAGCGTCAGGCAGTGGGTCGGAGTCGTCGGCGTGCTGGTCGGAACGGTTGTGGTCGACCTGTTTTAACGGTTCAGGCAGACTAAAATAAAGCGCCTTCGCCCAGCGGGCGAAGGCGCTTTATTGTCCGAAGAGCCGAGCGGTCGGAACAAAACCGGCCGAGAGGGGCTACGAATCGGCGGAGCCGTCCTTTGACTTTTGGTAGACGCCCCAGACCCACCAAGCGAAGAAGCACAGCAAAAGAACCAGAACGATTGTCCGCACCAGACGGCTCGTCGCCAGCTTGATCACGACGGAGCAGATAAAGTATATGACTAGGACTGTGATGACGACGGCAGCGGCGGCGTAAAGCCACGTCGAGACGTTTGGCTGCTGATTTGGGGAAGTTTTTTCGGGGTCTCCTGCTTTATTGGCCATGTGTTTTATGTCTCCTTTGGCATCGCGTTCAGGCGGAAAAGCTTTTCAGGCCAGAGAGAGCGCCGCCCTGCGGTGCTTTTTTTATCTTACCACACTCAGGCCTCAGCCCGGCAGTTTCACCCAGATTGACAGGGCCCCCCGCGGCTGGCATGATGAAACCCGTCGGGCGGCCGTGCCGCCCGGGGAGGCGAGACGTATGGAGGATAGCAAAAAGAAGATCGCGCCGGCGTTTGACCGGCGAAGCGACGTGCCGCAGGAATTTTGTTGGCGGCTGGAAGACCTGTTTGCGGCTCCGGCCGACTGGGAAAAAGCGGCCGCCCGGGTCGAAGAGCTTTCAAAAGAGCTGGCGGCCCGGCGTGGCCGGGTGATGGAGTCGTCCCGATCGCTGCTTGAGACGCTGAAGCTGGAAGAGGAAATGGACGGCCTGCTGGCCCGGGTGTACCAGTACGCTCATTGCCGCAGCCACGAGGACATGTCGGACCCGAAAGGGAAGGACCTGTCCCAGAAGGCGACCGCGTTGGCTGTCCGGGCCGCCGAGGCCACTTCGTTCCTCGAACCCGAGATGCTGGCCGCTCCTAGAGAGCAGGTCGAACGGTGGCTGGACGAGCCCGAGCTGTCGGTCTATCGGCTGTCGTTCCTCCGGCTCTGGCGGGCGGAAAGCCACGTCCTGCCGTCCGAGCAGGAGGCCATTCTGGCGGCGATGGGCGAGGTGGCCGGCGGCCCGGAAGAAATTTTTTCCCAGCTGACCGACGCGGACTTGACGTTCCCTTCGGTTCAGGACGAGGAAGGCCGGACGGCCGCGCTCACCCAAGAAAGCTACGGCCGGTACATTCAGTCGCCGTCGCGGTCCGTCCGCCAGGCGGCGTTCACCGGCCTGCACGGCACCTTCGCCAAGTACGGCAACGCCTTGGCGGCGGCTTACGGGTCTCACGTCAAGTCCGATCGGGTCTTTGCCCGGCTCCGGCGGTACAAAAGCCCGCTGGAAGCGGCGCTGTTCGACTCAGAAGTCCCGGTGACGGTCTACCGGGGACTGATTGACGCGGTTCATCGCGGCCTGCCGGCGCTCGCCGGGTACGTGAGCCTGAAAAAGCGCCTGCTGGGCGTCGAGCCGATTCGGATGTGGGACCTGTACGCGCCGGTCGAGGGGACGCTCGCCAGAGAGTGGAGCTTCGATCAGGCGGTCAGCCTCGTCGAAGAGGCTCTGGCGCCCCTTGGGCCCGAGTACGGCGCGGCGCTGCACACCGCCCTGACCGACCGGTGGATCGACCGGTACGAGAACAAGGGTAAGCGAAGCGGCGCGTACAGCTGGGGCAGCTGGGGCTGCCACCCGTTCATGCTGCTCAACTACGGCGGAACTTTCCGGGACGTGAGCACCTTGGCCCACGAGGCGGGCCACTCGATGCACAGCTGGTTCTCCCACAAAAGTCAGCCGCAGGTCTACTCCGATTACGTCATCTTCGTGGCCGAAGTGGCCAGCACGGTCAACGAGACGCTGCTGTGCGAGCACATGCTGGCTCGCACGTCCGACCCGTCCGAGCAGGTCTTCCTGCTGTCCAACCAGCTGGAAGCCATGCGCCAGACGATCTACCGTCAAGCGCTGTTCGCCGAGTTCGAGGAGCGGGCCCACGACGCCGACGCGGCCGGTCAGGCCCTCACGCCCGAACTGCTGGGCTCAATCTGGACGGAACTGAACACGGCCTACTACGGCGCGGAAGTCGGGAGCACCGAGGGCCTGTCGGTCGAGTGGAGCCGTATCCCTCATTTTTACGGCAGCTTCTACGTGTACCAGTACGCCACAGGCATGGCCGCCGCCGTCGCCTTGGCTGATCGGATCCTTCACGACCCTCATGGGGCGGAAGACTACTTCACCCTACTTCGCGGCGGCTGCAGCGCCGACCCGGTAACGCTTCTCCGCCGCGCCGGCGTGGACATGGAGCGGGACGCGGTCGACCGCGCTCTGGCCGTCTTCGCCGAAAAGACGGACCAGCTGGCCCGGCTGACGGACCGGTAATCAATATAAAAAGGCCGAACCGCAGGACGCGGTTCGGCCTTTTTTTGCAGCGCCTTAGATGCCCCGGTAGAGGATGAACGCCAGCACGAAGGGCAGGACGTACATCCAAGGCTGAAGGATGCTCGGCACCCGGGCGAACGTCTTCGCGCCCTGGTTGGCTTCCAGCTGGTATTCGCGGAACTTCCAGACGAACGCCACGTACAGGGAGATCAGCAGCGCGTCAACCGGCATCATGATGTCGCCGGACAGCCAGTCGGCGAAGTCGAAAATGATCTTGCCGTGCAGCTTCACGCCGCCCCAGACGCTCTGGGAGAGGATCGACGGGATCGACAGGACGAAGATGATCGCCAAAACGATCCAGGTCATCTTCTTGCGGTCCACGTGGAAATACTCGGCAAAGCTCGCCACAGGGGCCTCAAGGTAGCCGATCGCCGAGGTAAAGCCGGCGACGGCGACGAGGAAGAAGAACAGGGCGCCCCACAGGGTGCCGCCGGCCATCTGGCCGAAGATCACCGGCATGGTTTCCATCAGAAGGCTCGGGCCGCTGCCCACGTCCATGCCGTAGCAGAAGAGGGCGGGGAAAATGACGACGCCGGCCAGAAGGGCGAAGCCGGTATCCAAGGTGATGATCATAATGCTGTCCTGCGGAATATCGCTGTCGTCGTGCAGGTACGATCCGTAGACGATGGCCGTGGCAATGCCGATACCGATGGAGAAGAACGACTGACCCAGAGCGGCAAGAATAGCCTTGCCGGACAGCTTGGAGAAGTCGGGCGTCAGGTACCACTTGATGGCGTCAAGCGCCGTGCGTCCGCCTTCGACCTGCGGCGTCATGGTGAGCGAGCGGATCGCCAAAATGACGATCAGGACGGCCAGAATCGGGAGCAGCCACGTGCAGACCGCCTCGACGCCTTTTTTCAGCCCGCGGGCGATGGTGATGCCCAACACGGCGATGACGATCAGGGTGTAGAACGCCAGCTCCAGCGGGTTAGCCATGAAGGCGTTGAAAATCGCCTTCGTGTCGGCAGGCTGAACGCCGGTGAACTTGCCGCACACGGCCAGAACGGAGTAGCGAACCATCCAGCCGATGATGACCAGATAGTACGACAACAGGATCACGCAGGCGATGCAGCCAACCCAGCCGATCAGTGACCACAGGGTCGGTTTGCCGCCTTCCAGCTTGCGCATCGCGAGGATCGGCGTGAGCTTAGTCCGCCGGCCGAGGGCGAACTCGGCGGTGAGCAGAGGCCAACCGATCAACGCGCAGATGATCACGTATACCAGAACGAACGCGCCGCCGCCGTACGTCCCGACCAGATACGGGAAGCGCCAGATGTTTCCTAAGCCGATGGCAAATCCTGCCGCGGCGAAGATGAAACCAATTCGACTGCCCCAACTTTCTCGCTTGGTGTCCGACATGCAAAACATCCTTTCTGTGAAATCGATTGTTCGCCCCGCCGGTCTAGGCCAACCAGAGCGAAATGGCGGGAAAGAAGCGCGTGAAGCGACGTTTTTCTGTCTTTCTGAAGCTAGATGTGGATATTTTCACAAGTCGAGGATAGAAAAAAGCCTTTCAAGCCTACCGCTCGCCCAACGCCGCCGACTCTTCGAGCGCCGTCTTCAGGTGGGAAAGGTCCATCCAGCGGTAGTCCGAATCGGCGTCCTTCGCGGCTGAAAAGCCCTGAAGAGCCATATGGCTGATGCCCATGTCAAGCAGCGCCGCGTCGTCTCCCGACCAGCTCTTTTCCCGGGACAGGATCACCGACCGGTACGGGCTTCTGTTGAGCCGGTTGTTGGCCGCCAGTGGGGCTGTGACGAGGAAGTATCCCTGATCGATCAGTTCGCGAGCCCGGGTCAGCACGTCCAGCGGGGTGCCTTTTACCAGCTCCGTCGGGGCAAGCGCGGCCTCCGCGGCGTCCGGGTTGTTTGTAAGAATCAGGATCACGGCGTTTCAGTCCTTTCAGAGGGAGGAGAAGGAAGCGGAGCCGAAGGGGGCTGGCCCCGCTTCCGGTTGGGCTTGAGGCGTTACGCTTTAAAAATCGTCTGTTGCGAGATCGGCGTCGTCATCGCTTCGAGTGCTTTTTCAAGCAGACGGCGACGGGTCTTCTTGTCGGCTTCCGGGCTGATTTCCGGCGAGCCTACCGGGTGAGGAATGGCGATACCGGGGACGATTCGGTTGCTGCCGACGGTCTTCATAATCGGGACGATCGTGGCGATCTGAACCACCGGGATCCCTGCTGCCTTTTCGATTTCGCGTGACATCGATGCGCCGCATCGAGTGCAGGATCCTCAGGTGGAGGTCAGAATGGCGGCGTCGACCCCTGCGGCTTTCAGCTCCGGGCCGATCTCCTGCCCGAACTTCTCAGCCCAGGCGACGGCCGTGCCGGTGCCGGTGGTGCAGTACACGTACTTGTACAGCTTGCCGATCTTGCCCTCTTTTTCCAGCTCTCTCATCTCGTCGAGCGGAAGGACCACGTCCGGGTCGGCGTTGGCCCAGACGGTGTCGTAACCGCCGTGAATGGACTCGTAGTTCTCGTTCGTCAGGTCGTCCAAGCCGGAAACGTCGTACCGGCCGAAGCTCTCGGCTGAGGACACGCGGATCTTGTCCGGGTTGCCCTTCGGGACGATGCCGCCGGAGGTGATGAGGGCGATCGTCGCCTTGGTGATGTCCTTGACTGGCGGGCAGGGCGGGATCTTTTTGAACGTGGGCATCTCGTACTCGGTCTGGAACGGCCGGCCTTCGATTTTCGCCAGAAGCATTTCAAGCCCGCGGGTGGCGCCGTTCTTCTCGTGGAAGAACACCCGGCGGCGGCCCTGATGGATGTACCCTTCTTCGGCGGCCGGGCCGAGGGTCTCTTTCTTGAGCAACTTGAGGGTCAGCCGGGCGATGCCCTGGGCGGCGTCCTTCATGCCCCGGGCGCTGTCGGCGGCCTTGACGATGTACACCTGTTTGCTGAACGACTCGGCGCCGGGGTTTTCCGGGTACAGGGCCGTGACGGCCGGGATGCCCAGCTTTTCCTTCACGGTCGCGCAGACATCGCCGCAGGCCATGCCGTAACGGCCGGCGAAGAAGCCGGGGCCCGCCACGAGGGCGTCGGGCTTGCAGTCGGAGACCATCTTGAGGATCGTCGCCTTTGCCTCGTCGTTGTGCTCGTTAAAGTAGTTGTCGCCGCAGATCACCGTGCCGACGATCTCGGCTTCGGCGCCGAAGGCGGCCTGAAGGGCCGCGCCGGGGCCGACCTTGCCCTGGCGGAACTCGGGGGCGACGTGCGCCATTTCCTCTCCGCCGATGCCGGCGTAGAACTGGTTAATATAGTGGACGATACGGAATGTCATGGCTGAAACCTCCTCGCTTCGCCCTTAGACCCACAGAGAACCGGATCTGTTGTAGCCCGTCTCCACGGTGGAGGCGATGATCGACTGAAGCTCCACGTACATGGATCCGTCGGGACGCAGGCTTTCGGCCGCGCCGCCGGAAACGTGGGCGATCGACTCGATGTAGCCGATGACCTTGTCCATGGCCGGAACTTCGATCATCTCGTTCACGTTGCCGCAGGAGACGAACGCCGTCAGGTTGGGCGTCGCGTCGGCCAGGCCTTGGCTCGCGCCGTCGGTTCCCGACGCCTCGTCGGCGATGACCACCGTGCGCATGCCCAGAGCCTCGCATTTGTCCACGTTCATGCACAGGTCCGTGTCAGGGTTGCCGTAGCCTTCCTCGGTGATGATGACGCCCTTGGCGCCCAGCTCCTTGGCCAAGCGGGCGTTAAAGGACGAGGCCCGCTCCTTGCCGGCCAGAACGACCGACTCCTGAGTGGGGATCATGCCCAAGAAGTTGATCGTCTTGCCGTGAGCCTTGTACAGCTGGGAGATCACCGGGTCGTGAACGTGGTGCCACGTCGTCGTCTTGTCGCAGGCGGACACGCAGTTGCCCGACACCATGGCGCCGTCCAGCACCTCGTTCGGGTGGAGCAGCGTCGGCAGGCAGTGCTTCAGGTCCACGCCGTACACGTAGGTGTCGTGCAGCAGCCCTTGAGTGATGCACATGCACAGGTGAACGACCGGCGGAAGATCCGGGTACTTGGCTAGCTCTTCGGCCACTGTGCCCTTCTCGTACACCTCTGTCTCGTCCACCGCCGCGCCCTTGCACTGCTCGGCGATCCACTCGGCCGCCTTCAGTCCGGCGACCCGCATGGCTTCCTCATACTGGTGCTTTTCGAGGTTTTCGACCGGCGCGGCCAGCAGGACCACGTTGTACAGTCCGGCGAACGGGCTGAACTTGGCCGCCGGGCCGGTCATGTCGATGAAGCCCTCCTGGAACGCCATGATGGGACCGACCGTCACGACGGCTGCGCCGTCCAGAGCGAGAGTGACGCCGTTCCCGACCGTTTCATTTGGCCCGATCACCGAAGCGTAATAGCTTTCTCCGCCCTCCAGCTTGACCCGCGGTTCGATCACGTCCTTGACAGGAATAATCCGGACCGATTCGCCGGGACGGGCCAGATCGGCGTCCCACTTCGTAATCCGATCGTCGGCAAGAGCTTCGAGCAGCGCGGCCTTGTCCACGTACAGGACGTGGTCTTCGACGCGCGTCGGGCTCCCCCACTGCAGACCGGAGATCTTAGCCTTCCGAAGTTCCAGTCTCATGTCTCGCGCCTCCTTCTTATAACTTATAAGAATGAAAATAAACAGCTTACGCAACATTTCTTCTGCGTTTTGACTAGTATAAAAAAAGGTGAGCGATGCTTCATCGGTCTAAAGAAACAGAAGTGCAGTAAAAGCTCCGCTGAAAAATGTATTTTTTGCACAAAAAAGTGACTCTTGCCCAGTTCCCCCTCGGGGGATACTATTAAAAAAACTGCAAAATCTTTTGAGATAGAAAATAAAACGCTGTATTTTAAAGGCCTATCGAAAGGGGAGGGCGCTGCTGTGGCCAGTTGGAAAAGCGAGAGCGAGAAAGTCCTGTCTGGCTGTGCACAGGAAATAGCACGGTCGACAGCTGGAATCGTAGGGTATGACGTCATCATTACCGATATGAAAGGGATCATTATCGGCGCGAGTCGTGCGGAACGCCTTGGCTGCCACCACGAGGCGTCCGACGAGGTCATTCGGACCGGCCATTCGTCGGCCACCAGCGCCGAAGTGGCTGCAACGATGTCCGGCACGCTGCCGGGGGTGACGCACCCGATCGCCTCGCTCAACGGAACGGTGGTAGGGACCATGGCGATTACCGGCGAGCCGGAGGCGGTTCAGCCGTTCGCCTTGATCGTGCGAAAGCAGATAGAAATTCTCCTGCGGGAGCAGGAGCGGTTCGCCCTGACGGTGAACCGGGAGAGTTCCCTACAGGATCTGGTGCAGGAAATGGTCTCGTTCGCCAAGGGAGACGGGGACGAGGAAGCGTTGGCTGCCCGGGCTGGGTCGTACGGCATCGACGCGCGGTGGTATTACCTGCCGCTGTCGGCCGAGCTGTACCAGCTGGGGCGCATCGCCGCCGGCGCGACCGGCATGGGGCGGGAGGTCGCCGAGCAGGAGATTTATCGTCTCAAGGCTGACGTGTTGGTCGAGATTCGGGCGGCGTTCGGCGACCGGCGGGCCCTGTGCACCGGCACGGTGGCCGGTCGGTTCGCGGTCTTCTGGCCGCTGGGGTCCGAGCCGGACGAGGAAGCCATCGAGGAAGCGGTGAACCGAGGGCGTCAGCTTGTAGATCGGCTGGGAAGCCGCGGACATAAGATAGCCATAGGGTTCGGCAACCCGGCTCGGGGGATTCGGGCTGTGGCCCAGTCGTACCGGGACGCCGGCCGGGCTCTGGCGATGGGCAAAAAGCTCCGCCGCGGCCCGGGGGTGTATCGGATCAACGAGTTCCGCATCGAAGAGCTTTTGTCGCTAGTCGACCGGCGCAACCGCTCCCGGTTTGCCGCGCCGATCACGTCGCCCCTTCGGGCTCAGTCCGACTGGGAGGACCTGAAAAA
This is a stretch of genomic DNA from Jonquetella anthropi DSM 22815. It encodes these proteins:
- a CDS encoding CdaR family transcriptional regulator — its product is MASWKSESEKVLSGCAQEIARSTAGIVGYDVIITDMKGIIIGASRAERLGCHHEASDEVIRTGHSSATSAEVAATMSGTLPGVTHPIASLNGTVVGTMAITGEPEAVQPFALIVRKQIEILLREQERFALTVNRESSLQDLVQEMVSFAKGDGDEEALAARAGSYGIDARWYYLPLSAELYQLGRIAAGATGMGREVAEQEIYRLKADVLVEIRAAFGDRRALCTGTVAGRFAVFWPLGSEPDEEAIEEAVNRGRQLVDRLGSRGHKIAIGFGNPARGIRAVAQSYRDAGRALAMGKKLRRGPGVYRINEFRIEELLSLVDRRNRSRFAAPITSPLRAQSDWEDLKNTVRVWCDSGFSLVDASKRLAVHRNTLLYRQEKIERLTGRKARDFRAMLELYLALVIDEYDGPAQKE